The nucleotide window ttttctcaaaacatcACAGCGGAATATAATATCATCTCATCAACatctaaataaaatatctcTAAAGTAGTCATGTCACATAATCATACTACATCACCAAatataaattcatctttttcacCAATGCACATACACACCAAATTCACATATCCAAAAGTATGACTCGACTTACCAATTAAtaaatgcatgcaatgttctagactcatctagatgcatgtggtaccattagGATTCAGGagataattttatcattaatgAATCCACCAACATAATAAACATCACCAATTATGTTCTGCAGAAGCCATGTAATAAATATCTCCAATTACATTCTTCAAATCACCTTAAAATGACTATGAATGCATGAACTTCAATTAAGGACTTGACAATGCATACCACACCAACATGTATATATCAACATAATAATCATTACCAATTATGTTTTTCaccaacatttgcattatcaaataCTTACATTCATACAATCAATAAGTCACAATTCAACAagtcatcatcaattcatcaagtTATAATCACcaaaagaatcatcatcaaaatcaccatcaacaacaatcaccTCAAAGGAACAACAAGGTTCAAAGTCGCATTTCACATAAAAGACGGACATCTATTCACATCATGATATTCATCATGTTAAACACCCAACCATCATTGATTCATTCTTATTCTATCATATCATCTTAAGCATGAAGCTAATTACAAGTTATCCAATCATGAAACCACTTTTTAACAAAGTTCGTCTATTTTCATCACTTTCTACAGTTCCTAAGTAATTCGACAAAACAAGGTAAATAAGTTCAAACACCTCAACCAAGCATATACACTACTCACACATGATCAcatttgtaacgccctctttgaattatttaattatttaattgagtctagaatttattaagatgagtttatattatatttatatgatatatgtgtgatttaagaggtttatatgattgaggtgatttatgtgattttatgaggaattgtgacttattttattgtttaataaaataagatttgaaaagaaaataattattgagtttaggggttgttttaagattttagagagttttagggagaaagagaaataagataagatagatggaagACATATAAATAGGAAAAACCTAGTTTAAAAGagataaaattgaattattatGATGTCGGAcccaataatttttaataaccAATATCatgtacaccctccggtcataAATATAAGCATTAATTCatgttttaaattcattcaataaatgatgtatgtgatatTTATTGTAGACAACAAccataatttattgaataaatctaaaatattaatttttacttatatttgtgCCCGGAAGGTGCATTTAATACAGcttaattattaaaaagaaaacatggacacaataatgtaatttttcattgtgtttttattttttttaacttatttcttcTCCTTAAAAGGAAAAGCTACTATTCTATCATTGGCTCTTGGTATAACATATTGCTAACACAATGGCATTGattcttgtaaaataaaataacataaacttGCAAAATTATGTAGATCATTAaactattttgaagaaaaaatcgCAGTCGACTTATCATAATACTCGAATATCCAAATACTTCCAGAAGTACACATAAATTTTGATaagcaaagaaaaacaaacagaaaacagccagttttgtttcaaaaaggACCAAAATCGAGGATTCGATACAACAACTCTATTGGTCTCCAGGTATGGTCTTGATGATATCAGAATCACCTGAAAACAgcaaataaattaattcaaaacatgaaaaacattaaattagtTTCTTACGCTAGAATAATTGTAGAGTAATTAATATGTTACCAGGATCAACAATGCTGAGACAGCACACTCTGTAGTATTTTCCGCAAGCAGTACCAAGATCCACATTGTCTAGAAGCAAGAAAACATTGTTAGCATTTGAATAGAACAGAATTTGAGTATAAAATAACAAAGGCGACAAAGGAATCGATGAAAAGcaattccataaaaaaaatatcatctatatATCAAATTCCCGATGCAATAGCTCAACTGCTCAAAAACATAATGCACTTCATATGGGTCTGTTTAGTttgtgaaaacattttttttgttttcattttctagAATATgtgttcattttactttcttaatAAGAAGATGAGACTTTTGAAGTGTGTCATTGTGATGAAGTGAAGATAAAATGCTAGCTGGAGATGATTCATTATTGGACAGAATGATGTTCGAATGTAAGACACTAGCACAGACACCGGACACGAGAAACCCATCAACAACATTAATAAATTGGGAAAGGAAGATATTTAAATGTAACTAATGTATCCGTGTTGGGTCGGTATTGAAAACTACAAGCCTTCAACTTAAAGGGTTGACGCTACATAGATGTGTTAAAACAACAATGCAGAGGATACATATACAGCTAATTAACGAATCATGCCAAAGCAATTTAATAGTGCATTATATCAAGTGAGGTTAAGTTACTTAAGACTGGCCAACAAAATgtatacaacaaattttccaaaGACTGTCCTACAACATGACTGAACACGACACTTGAATCAAACGCTAGAGAATGTGGCTTGCAAGTTCAAGGTCACTAAATTCCAGAAGAACAAATCAGCAGAGTACGCTAAACTATTGATCAAACATATTTGGGACAATTTCTATTAATTGTTTAGTGTTTATAAGTTGGATTTTAAAAATGACACTAATTAGATAGAGAACTTACTCCCGTTGTAGTGATGAACTCCAACCTTCGCCAACATAGCATAGTACTCAATCTCGGACTTCCTCAATGGTGGGCAATTGTTAGCAATGATAATCAATTTCCctgcataaaattgaaaaatgtttaGAACAAGCATAATCAATGAGTTCAGTAAAGAACTCATTAGACAATACAATACACAAGCAAAATCCACATTcacattagttaaaaaaaaaaaaagtgttataatATTGGGAAATCTAATCACTGCACTAAGATTTCAATCTATAAAATACTCATACATTTCTCCATTATTGAAATCAACAATTTCAAGTTTAATTCTGTATAAACCATATTTACAAAACCAAACTAatgattcttaaaaaaagtcATCTTCCTACAATAACACTTGCAAAAGAACAAATTCACAACCACATTTcacaaaccaaaaatcattcattcttccccaatcaaaagaaaatcataaagtTTCAATCTCCAATTCATTTCAGACTTAAAATACTCATTTCTCTCCAATCTCCATCGAGAAAACCAACAATTTCAGACTTACTACTGAAAAAACCATAAATCCCAATTCCAAAACTTtcattctgaaaaataaaaccCAACAAAAGCATACAAAAGCCATTTTCCTACAACATTcaataataaatcaaaatgaCAACATTTTCCTCCCTAAATACATTATTTCTCCCCAAATCTAAACAAAACCATTTTCCTCAAATCCAAACAAAACGATAGAAAGTCCATTTTCCTAAAAACATTGAACATTATTTTAGCAATTTTTTATGCAACTAACAAAGTACTTAATACACAAGCCAAAACCACAGTAGTCACagacaatattgtgaaatctaATCAATCCAATTCCGTTTCAATCTCTAACACATGGAACAAAATACTCATGGTCACCACATTTCTCAATCAAAGAGACCAACAATTTCAAATCTAATTGGGTAAAAACCATATTTCCAATACCAacaacattcattcataataaatcgtaacaaaaacataaaaaatccaATCAATGTTGGGAAACCTATTCACTGCAATTACGTTTCAATGACCAACATATGGAACAGAATACACGTGGTCAACCCATTTCTCTATCAATTACACAAACAATGCCAactttaatttagaaaaaactatatttcccattcaaaaaacatttattcTTAAAACATCTCAACAAAGCCATACAAAAGCCATTTTCCTACGACATTAAGGGACTGTTGggatttgcttattttttagcttgtgtaaaatagcttatgcaaataaataagctattATGTAGTATTCATAAGCTagtcaaggtagtttatgaaaaaacagcttatgatacaattttcgttagtgagaacttatgaattaacattaaAAAAGCCTTTTTATTTGCATTAGCTGTTTTGcaaaagctcaaaaataagtcaatccaaacgagCCCTAAACAAAACTCAAATTCACAAACAGATTTCATTACCCCATTTCTAAAAGCCATACATTCATTCTCCCCAAATCCAGACAAAACTATAAAAACCTCATTTCCTCCAAtctattcataaaataaaaatctagttttttcacaattaaaaaaaaatattcaataaacaaCCCATCAACTAAATCGagctaaaaaaaacaaaacaaatagtaAAAACAAGATCAGAAGCAAAAAAATCGAATTTTCTTAGTAAactaaaaattagaaatttaaattacaaaacGACCCATTAATTCAATTGAGCTAGAATCTAGAAACAAATGCTAAAAATCAGATCAgaacaataaaattattaaacaaaaatttaccTTTGTTGTTCCTGAGAGATTTGAGAACAGTTTTGTACCCCAAAGTATACTTCCCACTCTTCATCACAAGAGCGAGTCTGTTGTTAATAGACTCATGGGTCTTCTTCTGCAAatccaaaaccaaaatcaaatcaaattcagAACTCAAAAATAACAGAAAAATTGAGATAGTGATGTGTGTgtgagggagagagagagattacGGTTTTCTTTGCAGCAACCATGGTTGAAGTTAGGGTATGCGAAGATTTGTGAAATTGAACAAGAAGCCCTAATTTTGTTGGAGACGACAAGGTATATAAACGACAGTGATAAATGTGTCTAACtagggttttgtgtttttttttttgaggttgtttttgtttattggGCTTGGTCTCTTTTGGGctctatttcaaaaaaaaagccCATATATATTTCAGcaaagaaaattgcttttttgacatcaattatatttcctaaaaacacattgaaatgCTCTCggtggtagttaactatcgttaCGACTTTTCCTTTTAACCCAGTACAGCCCACACCCTACCTGCATGTGTTAAATTACAGGTcgcagcggtagttaactgttgtCGGTTTTGCCGGCAGTAGTTAACAACTGTTAGAGGTAAAACAGTCATTTTCATATGTTTTTAGGAAATAATTGATgtgagaaaagcaattttcttcaGCAAATTCAGAATTTGTTTCAAACTTACTTTTATAGAAAtcaattttcttgaaaaaatgaaagtattattagaaataaaagtgatttttcgtaaataaaaagatatatatatcagtctctgagcataactcagttggttggAACATTATCATATATAAAGATTGAGGTTCAAACTCTGAATATTAATCGAGATTAAAATAACTTATACTTTGCGACTatgatcaaaattaattaattactctCATATGCAATTTAGTTTTTGTAAGGGAACTCTTGTATAGGTCTTTTGTATggcttttaaaatatatttcaattttgagTGATGTCTTTATTAGATTAGCTTGTCCGTGTGCACCTTCTCTTTTTAAGATCATGCTATATTATGATTTTTCCCGAAAATGATTGTTgaaaaatatcttattttaaactTAAGAATCAAAATCATAGAATCGTTAAACTTAATGTGTCAAAGGTGCAATTAagtcaatattaaaatatttttaatataaatggGGTTGGGTAACTCAATTGATTTTCActaagggtccgtttggttcgagagttttggaggggagggaaggggaggggagatttttaatttgaagtgtttggttcaatttttagaagggaagggaaggggagcaaatctctttaaaattttattgcattgccataattatccttaaattaatttcaaatctcaatattaaccttgtaacaacttttattattattagattatattatttttgtaacaatcttattattattattaggttatcttattcttgtaacaattattattattattttgttatattttccttgtaacaatttttattattatataatctacCACTCTTATTTGTTAGATGTACAAACCGCTCTTACTACTACTTTGTTGTTGTCAACGACTGCTTGAGGCTTCCTCCAAAGTGAATTGTGAGTAATTTCATCATCTCATTGTCTATATCGTAGTATTATTAATTACATCGTTATTGATTCGCTACTTTATTATCCTTGTTTAATCGTTATCGTTGTTGGAACtttattgtttaaattgttgttttatCCTTACGGTGGCTTGTTTGTTTCATAgtgtgttttttcttatggTATTGATCCATTCATTTGagagtattgttttttttttcacttttaaaatcgttgaagtctttttttttttttgatgaaatcgttgaagttttattattattattattattttattttaattcagctTATTATActtgttgttgcttgtttttttttcacaGTTAATTCACCTATCCATGTCTTGTTGTGTAAAATCTTgaccagaattttttttcactacACAACCTTACTATTATTGGATTAGCTGAATATAACTCGTAATCattgaatcaaattgaaaatgaaattcactaaaaacgcacatagttttaaaaaaataaaataatttaccaTGAGAAcagaaatatacaaataaaattttgcataaaatagcTACAGCCTACAGGCAAACGAACAGTAAAAACTCAAGACATGTTTACATTTCACATGTTCCCACTTAAAACCTCTCTCAAGCATGCTGATGCTGGCTATTGAACTTGTTCCTGTTGGCACACTACATTATCCATCCTCAAAGCTgtgcattatttttattgatactTATTGTTGTTGGAGTATCAGATACAGCTTATATAAAATGCAAATCTTCACTTCTAGCTAAAATAGGATAATCACAACCTAGTAGTGTTTTTTTTCACTGTCAATTCACCGATCCTACATGTCTTGTTGTGTAAAATCTTGGCTTTATTTTTCTGTACATTAATCTATAtgctttgtttcattttttttatcttccatatatctatacattaatcatgatttttttttcttttttacgttctgcttttctttctatatgctttgtttcatttttttttcttccatatattGATCATGGCCtcgtttatatataaatatgtttgttgTAGTTTATTACATGTCTATATGTAATTGTAGTATAAGAGTTATATAAtctagaaattaattttatgcgATTAGATGGATCATCAAGATCAGGAAATTGCTATCAATAGATGGTTTGATTTGCGCCGAAGAGCTATAGCTCAGCTTATGTGTGCTGTTGTCTTTTGCTATCAAGATATTGATGACCGTGTTGCTCGGAATGAGGTAATTTTGGAGAGCTTTGATGCTCCTGATTATGACTTTACTTTACCTGAAACACAATCATATGATCCTTCAACCATGGCAAGTGGTGGAAAAAGGAAGAGATTGAAAGTGGCTAAGAATAAAGAGACATACAATGATATTATTGAACTTAAAGAGTCAATGAAAGTGGTTGCAGAGGCACTCAGAGAAGGAAATGCTGCAATACGGGAAGGAAATGAAATAACGAGAGAACGTCATAAACACGAGTTGCCTCCAATTTCAGGAGAAGAGACTTGGAATTTATTAGAGGAGTGTGGATGTGACCCAAATTCATTGCCTAAGATATATCGTGTTGTCATGAAAGATGTAGACATACTTAGAATGATTCTTCAGTGTCCACCCAAAGCACGCAAAGCAGTCATAATGGAAACTGTCTTTGGTTCTTCTGATTAATCATACTATGATGgtgttatgatgtttatgagtttttttagggagactgttttgttatgatgtttatcattatttttttaaggagaaatagTTAACAGTAGTCATAGTCACTTTCATGTGTCTTATTTGTTCATATGCAacaaatttcatttatcttacaattgttaattaataagcactatccatgattttgaaaattcttatgTCATATATTTAAGAGCTATGCTATTTTTTACGaaagtaattgaaaaaaaatgcaaggattacaaagaattgctcttataaaaaaaatattacaaagaaTTGCTCCGATtaaaaaagccaaaaaaaaaaaaacaatatgatgCTTGGAGCAAAATACATGAGCCAGTTTAAGATAAAATAGCGGCTTAAATGTGTGCTTGTCTTTGTCAGTTTCTGAAATCGTAAAAACAaacagtttcttttatttaattaagtttaagggtaaaacggtaaaatactgttaaaatccctcccctccacTCCCCTCCgtaaaaatccctcccctcccctcctaattctcgaaccaaacggaccaAGAGTTATGAGTTGGAGGTTCGGAGTTCAAATTCTAATATATcaattaacatattaacattgtcattaaaaacatatttttaaagaTTAACTACGCTTTTGGCCCCTTAAATTTAAAATCAGCATTTTTAACCCTCAATGGCACAAGTTAATGTATcaaatatagtaattttttgttggaatgtgtacattaaatttaatttttaaatttataataaatttattacaCAAAACTTAAAAGAACACGAATTAGTCCAACCCTTATTATATCGGTGGGTTTTCAATTGACCTAAGCATTCTCCGGTAAACTCTTGTCACTAAAACAAGTTAATCACAATTCCTCAAACAAGCAAGAAAAGTCGCAAAATTAAGCAGAGAAAATACACAATTCCAAATAGAGAAGTTCATATATGCCATGCAACTAATTAATCACATTATGAACAAAACTTAAAGAGACCTATTTCAGTTgctataaatgaaaaaaataaatatgcatggatgattaACTAGTAAGTGCAAAATGAGCAAATTTGAGGGGTCAAAATCACTCATTTTAAACTTGGGAGAAACCAAAATCATATAATTGTAAAATTTGAGGGgttaaaagtgtaattaaatctatttttaatatattttaaaagagaAGTACAAACAACACTCACTCTTATTAAGTGAAACACATGTGTGTCTCACTACTTTATGTGAAATTCATTCTCAAAATAgcagtgatatatgtacaactctttgatacaatttttatgacaatttttgttttctctcttttgattggtcaaaaatattagagagagaaaaagaaagagaaagaataagaagataatatgagtaagagagagaaaattgtcaaaaagttgttagaaagtggttgtacaaatattatttctcttctcAAAATATAGATCATGGGGTTTCACCCAatgatgataaaataaaaaggagtgCACTTAagacaattgttttttatttttttaaaagacttaggtaccgtttggcccgaTTTTTTTCCAGCTTctctacgtttttaaggagaagttaggccaaacacaatatcaataaattaccttagaaaaaaagtactttttttagaatgcataaaattgaataaatgagctttaaccaaaagttgttgaatgctacttcaaaaaactacttttccccaatttatttcacaagcatctctctaCAACTCACGCCGGCaagcttttcttttattttttcaatatgcttttttcttccattttattttttgaaccgatccatttaattttttttaatgacggtccatttaagtttatcatctattttttaagaaattttattatctttttatcacttatatattaatttcaatatcttttttttaatgaactgaaatatttttattcacgctgtcaatgaatgacaccgaatatttttatttccttttttcaaCCTCagaaatatatacacacacattagcatttagagtaatactttatgttcgtctgtctgtttttttttgttacgctaatgcgtataattttttttttacttatatatattttacacatttttattgtaacaaactatgcatatctttttcttattaaaaaaactaaacatatattttcaaatgacaccagcaatgtaacaaatataacattatataatataaattcttatctttttaactgacactaaaaatatggtattattataacaaaatttgttatagagtatagttggaaaagaaaaaaccaattattgtcattatatatacacacacatatacatattatagatgTTATCTTTGAATATACGATTAAGCGtgacgaagaaagcaatataaatgaagaaatcagttcatataatccaggaagagtacaagatggaggctacatgaataaagttagaaattAAATATGAGTTGCATTGATGGAGAGCAGAGACGTTTGAGTTtctgatgatttatgttttttttttaaatatgattattgtttttaattttccaaactactttgatattatttatgttattatttgagcctccttaaattatttctcctattcaaatatttaacaagtcctttatatgatgatacaaatttgtattcatattatacaaaataaacgtcgttgagtaaatatagtatttgtaaaaatatatcttttatattttaaacattttttcccttcaaaaaatatttttgacatttttttatttattatgttaattcataatgaattcaaagtttttttttatttttagacaatgcataaatatatgcaaggtttcgggtttgaaccccatacaccaccaaaaaaataataaattcaaagttttgtacaatattttgccaaacagcttttaacttaaaaataactttagaattaaaaaaataaataaagaaaccaaacagctttagccttttttttaaaggattttattttaactttgttttaaagtagcttttagaccgaaaaaaagttTGACCATACGATACCTTAAGACAATTGGATAAAGTGAAacttttatcttaaaatttgtgtatttaatatatataaattttaaaaaagcaaATTTTTCTACcgaaaatttatcaattattttcatttttaaatccCTATCAAGTGCCTTTAACTCTAATAAAATGAGTGTTAGACTGAGTTGTGttaacacttattttaaatgtttgattcattcaaCACAATACTGCTCACGTAATGATTCACTGCCAAACAAACAACACAGTAACTCATtgaacaaaatgaaaaacaatgacTTTCTGTGCTGTTGACAAATGCAAGCAATGAGAGGGATCAAAGTGTCACCTAATAACCAATCTAATTATTAAGAGCAATAAACGGTGTCATACACCACCAAAATCTGTAGTATACTGTAAACTCCACGACCATCATGAACACTGATCTATTTTCATTGGCCTTGTATGTGAAGTGCATGTGATTCtcaaatttagaaaaaagactaaaataaagTTTGTAAAAGGTGGCAGTCCATAAAATTCATGTTGCCAACTAACCATCCAATAGGCATTTTCTTTATCCATTGTTGTTTGAATTCTCATTATTGTTCATATAGAGTttttaagaaaccaaaaaatattaaattaagatAAATAGCTAGGTACAGGTACATAACtttgaataaatgaaagaataatGTGTTAAGAGTCCCCGATCGGATAAGATATGATCTGataatatgtttataagtggggacaATATTCACcttacaagtcggttttgtgaggttgtgttagGTCCaaccacaatttttaagataatgTTCAACACCAAACATAAACAGAGGGAATCAAAACTACAAGAATAATGATacttgtacaactattttgtgataatttttatgacaaacttttttttctctctcttattatTAGTAAAAAATACTACATTcgttcttttttaattgtcacattttgacattttacacaaatcaagaca belongs to Medicago truncatula cultivar Jemalong A17 chromosome 6, MtrunA17r5.0-ANR, whole genome shotgun sequence and includes:
- the LOC25479743 gene encoding 60S ribosomal protein L30 gives rise to the protein MVAAKKTKKTHESINNRLALVMKSGKYTLGYKTVLKSLRNNKGKLIIIANNCPPLRKSEIEYYAMLAKVGVHHYNGNNVDLGTACGKYYRVCCLSIVDPGDSDIIKTIPGDQ